A genomic segment from Octopus sinensis linkage group LG4, ASM634580v1, whole genome shotgun sequence encodes:
- the LOC115210199 gene encoding protein UXT — translation MQTNKKVLSYETFLNERLRTDLKNILEQREIIYGEISEYLQLKSMIERLQDLDPKDEQLKTQVDLGCNFYVQAKVHKTSSIFVCVGYGFFVDFTFQQALKFIDQKTQLLNEKADILTKQAAKVKANIKLVLETLRNIQNIDDELPKPQIDIFA, via the exons ATGCAGACAAACAAGAAAGTATTGAGCTACGAAACTTTTCTAAATGAGCGATTACGAACTGATTTGAA GAACATATTGGAGCAGCGAGAAATTATTTATGGAGAAATTTCAGAATACTTACAATTAAAGTCTATGATTGAACGATTGCAG gaCTTGGATCCAAAAGATGAACAACTTAAGACACAAGTAGATCTCGGTTGTAATTTTTATGTTCAAGCTAAAGt ACACAAAACTAGTTCCATTTTTGTTTGTGTGGGTTATGGCTTCTTTGTGGACTTCACCTTCCAACAAGCACTCAAATTTATAGACCAGAAAACTCAACTTTTGAATGAAAaggcagatattcttactaaacAGGCTGCAAAAGTGAAAGCCAACATCAAGTTGGTGCTTGAG acACTTCGTAACATCCAGAACATTGATGATGAATTACCTAAACCACAGATTGATATTTTTGCATAA